The Corvus hawaiiensis isolate bCorHaw1 chromosome 2, bCorHaw1.pri.cur, whole genome shotgun sequence genome includes a window with the following:
- the TMSB4X gene encoding thymosin beta-4, translated as MSDKPDMAEIEKFDKSKLKKTETQEKNPLPSKETIEQEKQAGES; from the exons ATGTCCGACAAACCAGACATGGCTGAGATCGAGAAATTTGACAAGTCCAAATTGAAGAAGACAGAGACGCAAGAGAAAAACCCGCTGCCTTCAAAAGAAA CAATTGAACAGGAGAAGCAAGCGGGTGAATCGTAA